Proteins encoded in a region of the Rutidosis leptorrhynchoides isolate AG116_Rl617_1_P2 chromosome 9, CSIRO_AGI_Rlap_v1, whole genome shotgun sequence genome:
- the LOC139866366 gene encoding uncharacterized protein, which yields MVYDSIANASIPTAASNSKDFAKKKRVNRTAKLKQSKLDVRREQWLSQVKNKGLGLKEGTNVTKVAVSETHATVKERDHEMVKLEINVGGGGEENEGLMNQYSDSESNSPTSHTSSVSGSNSSGTNFTVSSGMSSSGSSSSRGSNGCVSENMTDEEDGRNNDDDDDCLDDWEAMADALEADEIKKDGNDDGDGDANLEPPVHETEHESEPVLTQARARASFRAWRPDDVSRPQCLPNLLKQHSFPMKSGMHNCVGFAPSSCPICCEDLDMTDSSFLPCPCGYRLCLFCHKRILEDNGRCPGCRKPYEQPDQKNAPIKVARCYSMNQMH from the exons ATGGTTTACGATTCAATTGCTAACGCTTCGATCCCCACTGCCGCTTCCAACTCTAAGGATTTCGCCAAGAAAAAAAGA GTGAATAGGACTGCTAAATTGAAACAGAGCAAGCTTGATGTTCGCCGTGAACAGTGGTTATCTCAAG TGAAGAACAAGGGATTAGGGTTGAAGGAAGGCACGAATGTTACGAAAGTTGCAGTTTCTGAGACACATGCAACAGTGAAAGAGAGAGATCATGAAATGGTGAAATTGGAAATtaatgttggtggtggtggtgaagaaAATGAGGGTTTGATGAACCAGTATAGCGATTCGGAATCGAACAGTCCTACTAGTCATACTAGTAGTGTGTCTGGAAGTAATAGTTCCGGTACGAATTTCACGGTTAGCAGTGGAATGAGTAGCAGTGGTAGTAGCAGTAGCAGGGGGAGTAATGGTTGTGTTTCTGAAAATATGACTGATGAAGAAGATGGtcgtaacaatgatgatgatgatgattgtttggATGATTGGGAAGCCATGGCTGACGCTTTGGAAGCTGACGAGATCAAGAAAGATggtaatgatgatggtgatggtgatgctaATTTGGAGCCCCCTGTTCATGAAACAGAACATGAGTCAGAGCCTGTGTTGACCCAAGCACGAGCTCGAGCTAGTTTCCGAGCATGGAGGCCTGATGACGTGTCGCGTCCCCAATGTCTGCCAAATCTGTTGAAGCAGCATAGTTTTCCTATGAAATCAGGGATGCATAATTGTGTTGGATTTGCTCCTTCATCGTGTCCGATATGTTGTGAAGATTTGGATATGACGGATTCGAGTTTTCTTCCATGTCCGTGTGGATACAGGTTGTGTCTTTTTTGCCACAAGAGGATTCTTGAAGATAATGGGCGTTGTCCCGGGTGTAGGAAGCCGTATGAACAGCCTGATCAGAAGAACGCACCTATAAAAGTGGCTCGTTGTTACAGCATGAATCAGATGCATTAG